The Stieleria maiorica genome includes the window GCAGCTGACGTCCAGCCGCGACGTGTCTTGCAGCACCACGATTGAACCGCCGGCTTGCACGTACCCGTCTTGCTCGACGCTTTCGCTGACGACCACCCCGTCGATCGGCGACTTGATGTCGGTTCGCGCCAAATTCAGTTCGGCCTTGTCCAGATTCGCCTGCACCAGCGCCTTGGCACTTTCCATTCTCAGCCGACGCTGCGTCAGCAGGTTTCGTTGATCGATCTGGGATTGCAGGGTGTTACGGGTTGCCAGCTCGGCCTTCCGCGCGCTATCGACTTCGGAATCGGACGCGGCGCTACGCAGCATCAGATCTTCGTTGCGTTTCAACTGTCGCACGTCGATGGCGAGTTGCTGACGGGACGATTCGATCTGGTTGTCCGCCGCGGTGATTTCGGCATCCAGTTCGCGAATCATCGCCTCGGCCTGTGCCAGTTCCTCGGCCAGTCGACGCACTTCCAATTGATAGTCGTCCGGTTCGATCCGCAACAACAAATCGCCTTTTTTGACCGTCCGCCCGCTGCGACAGGCATCGGATTTGTACTGGACCTTTCCCGAAATCTGGGCGGTGAGATCGATCTCGCGGTAGGGAACGACCACACCGTCGACGTCAAAGGCGATGCCGTCGGTGTGCGCGAGCGCCGGCTTGGCCACCACCAGCGGGGGCGGAGCGGGCTTTGGCGGCTGGACCGGGACTTCCGGCGTTCCCATCAAAAAGAAGCCGCCCACACCGGCGGCCAAAATGCCGATCGACACAAACGCTCGTCCCAGAGCCGGAATCCAATTTTTCATCAACGACACCCGTAGGTTAAGCGAGCTGTAAACGCGGTGGTGCAATCCTGCTCTCTTTCAACACGCCATCATAGCTGAAGTCTCGCATGTCCACCGTTCCGACCGCACCAGCCCTCCGCCCCATCGTTCTGCCCCGTCCACATGCAACGCTCCCCGACATGCGCCGCTCGCTTACCGGTCTGTTGATTTAATCCGATTACACGTGGGATCAGCCGTTTCGCGCGAGCGTACGGGCTCCCAATACCAAGAAAACGCAGTGGCGCCCGTTGGCTCGCGCCAAACGGCTGATTAAATCGACAGGCCGTCACGCTTCCCGCTGGCATTTGGCCCAATTGTTTCGCCCCCCATCTCCATCATTCTGCCCCGAATCATTCTGCCTCCCCGTGTTCAAATCTCCCCGACACGTGCCGCTCGCTAACGCTTCCCGCCGGCATTTCGGCCCCATCGTTTTTCCTCCACACGCCCCTTTACCCAGGCGATCTACTACAATCAGTCTCCCCTCGAATCGACGCCTCTCTTCCAACTCCCTCCCCATTGGACCGCTTTGCTTCATGCCTTCCCCAGATCTCCTCATGCGCAGCAAATGGTTCGCGATACTCGGCATGCTTCTATGGATCGCCCGTCCGACCGCGGCGCTGGCCCTGGACGAAGCCGCCACACTTGCCCTGTTGGTACGAACGATTCAGCAGTCCGAAAGCGACGGCGTTCGATCGTCGTTGATGAAGGGCATGTTGCGAGGGCTGGAGGGTCGACGCGACGTCCAGCCGCCGGACGAGTGGAATTCGCTGGCGACCGAACTGGCCCGTAGCGATGATCCCTCGATCCGTGACGCCGCCAACCGTTTGTCCCAGATCTTTGGCGACACCGCCGCGACCGAGCGTGCCCTGGCGACACTCCGTGATCCACTCGCGCCCGACAGCCAGCGTCAAGCCGCGCTCGCTTCACTGGTCTCGCAGCGCGATACAGGTCTGGCGGAGGAGTTGGAATCACTTTTAGACGTCGACGCCCTACGTCTGGACGCCATTCGCGCCTACGCGGTGATCGCCACCCAGGACGCCCCGAGAATCCTGCTCTCCCGCTACGCCACCAGCCCGCGGGAAGCCCAATCGGCGACGATCGAAACATTGGCCACGCGAAAAGCCTATGCAAAAGAACTCGTGCGGGCGATCAAGGACCAAACGGTACCGCGCGAGCACATCCCCTCCTACATCGCCCGAACGCTACGTGAGCTGCTGGGACAGGAATTCACGGCGGTCTATGGCGAGATCCCCGAGCTGGAAAAGAACGTCAGCGAGCGGATCGCCAAGTTCAAACGCTTGATCACCGACGAAGCGCTCGCAACGGCTGACGCTCGTCGCGGCCGAGTGGTTTTTCAAAAGACCTGCGGCGCGTGCCATCTGATGTACGGAGCCGGCGGCAAGGTCGGACCCGATTTAACCGGATCCAACCGCGCCAACCTGGACTACTTTCTGCTCAACAGCGTCGACCCCAGTGGCGACGTTCCCGAAGGCTATCGGACGCAGTTGGTCCAAACCGTCGATGGCAGGGTGCTGACCGGTGTGCTGG containing:
- a CDS encoding efflux RND transporter periplasmic adaptor subunit, which translates into the protein MKNWIPALGRAFVSIGILAAGVGGFFLMGTPEVPVQPPKPAPPPLVVAKPALAHTDGIAFDVDGVVVPYREIDLTAQISGKVQYKSDACRSGRTVKKGDLLLRIEPDDYQLEVRRLAEELAQAEAMIRELDAEITAADNQIESSRQQLAIDVRQLKRNEDLMLRSAASDSEVDSARKAELATRNTLQSQIDQRNLLTQRRLRMESAKALVQANLDKAELNLARTDIKSPIDGVVVSESVEQDGYVQAGGSIVVLQDTSRLDVSCKLYMQQMHWLWQSGSPAGSDDDYQRGYDFPETPATVIYSLGDEQFAWRAVADRYDGAGVDAQTRMVPCRVHVDDPTAVTQLAELESMGRGDALVATQDNSGNGSGEQQASLGAEITGRGTTQQPPTLMTGMFVKVRIHATPPIPLVRLPHEAIQPGNTVWTVQSGKLHKKTIAVANSTADYVVAYQRSGGLRAGDLIVTSPLATPVEGMAVSASADPSSKKRSGPPGGTPGADGERRGDSGQGGRPQ
- a CDS encoding c-type cytochrome, which gives rise to MLLWIARPTAALALDEAATLALLVRTIQQSESDGVRSSLMKGMLRGLEGRRDVQPPDEWNSLATELARSDDPSIRDAANRLSQIFGDTAATERALATLRDPLAPDSQRQAALASLVSQRDTGLAEELESLLDVDALRLDAIRAYAVIATQDAPRILLSRYATSPREAQSATIETLATRKAYAKELVRAIKDQTVPREHIPSYIARTLRELLGQEFTAVYGEIPELEKNVSERIAKFKRLITDEALATADARRGRVVFQKTCGACHLMYGAGGKVGPDLTGSNRANLDYFLLNSVDPSGDVPEGYRTQLVQTVDGRVLTGVLAEEDSRRIVLKTVDQPRLVIAKDEIEARKVSEKSMMPEGQLEQLPREDLFDLVKYMQTKSQVEAAE